The Lysinibacter cavernae genome has a window encoding:
- a CDS encoding substrate-binding domain-containing protein: protein MFRTQQFIRRGSIIGAASVAALVLASCSSAPDTADGSQTGSSDNPTVAFVAAQMTATYFQVMQCGAQAAADEFNVSLDWQGDPDWDLQTQTPLINAAVQSSPIGLVLVPTDPVGLIETVENISADMPVITVDGSLDEQVELQNIRTDNLSAGALAADALAKAVGEKGTVLVIASFPGVAANAERVDGFAERMAEKYPDIEVLPTEYSDADQATASQKAAAAITNPDLVGIYTTLAPASAGASAAIQAANKTGEVKLVAYDADPSQVADLKAGVYDALVAQDPYGLGYDSVKRIAQINDGSLDPESLEYQEYVNAFIIDRDNADSEEAKRFIYVPTC, encoded by the coding sequence ATGTTTCGAACACAGCAATTTATTCGACGCGGAAGCATCATTGGCGCTGCTTCTGTCGCCGCACTCGTGCTGGCGTCATGCAGCTCAGCACCAGACACCGCCGACGGAAGCCAGACCGGCTCATCCGACAATCCAACCGTCGCGTTTGTCGCGGCCCAAATGACCGCAACCTACTTTCAGGTCATGCAGTGCGGCGCCCAAGCAGCGGCAGACGAGTTCAACGTCAGCCTCGACTGGCAGGGCGACCCAGACTGGGACCTGCAAACCCAGACCCCGCTCATTAATGCCGCCGTGCAGAGCTCGCCCATAGGACTCGTGCTTGTGCCAACCGACCCGGTTGGACTCATCGAGACCGTTGAGAATATCTCGGCCGATATGCCGGTAATCACGGTTGACGGCAGCCTCGATGAACAGGTTGAGCTGCAAAACATCCGCACCGATAACCTCAGTGCCGGTGCCCTCGCCGCTGACGCGCTGGCAAAGGCCGTGGGCGAAAAGGGCACGGTGCTTGTCATCGCCTCGTTCCCAGGCGTCGCTGCAAACGCCGAACGCGTCGACGGATTCGCGGAGCGCATGGCCGAGAAGTACCCAGACATCGAGGTACTGCCAACCGAGTACTCGGATGCCGACCAAGCAACCGCGTCGCAGAAGGCCGCCGCAGCCATCACCAACCCAGACCTAGTGGGCATCTACACAACACTCGCGCCGGCCTCGGCAGGAGCATCCGCAGCCATCCAGGCCGCAAACAAGACCGGTGAGGTCAAGCTGGTCGCCTACGACGCAGACCCCTCGCAGGTCGCCGATCTGAAGGCAGGTGTCTACGACGCGCTCGTAGCCCAGGACCCGTACGGGCTCGGCTACGACTCGGTCAAGCGCATCGCGCAGATCAACGACGGCAGCCTCGACCCAGAATCGCTTGAGTACCAGGAGTACGTCAACGCGTTCATCATCGACCGAGACAACGCGGACAGCGAAGAGGCCAAGCGCTTCATCTACGTCCCAACCTGCTAG
- a CDS encoding helix-turn-helix domain-containing protein yields MSTESQPLSPLASNLRQWRERRGLSVSGLARDAGISKSTVSELERGNGNPSLDTLWALAKALNVSLGALFVDQGPVGETVFKRLVEAPTIARDGDEFIAQLVSAWRNSGEIEISVVTLAQDGKRDSRGNAAGVIERVVCMRGLVEVGPVGASVLLEPGDMLMFRADQPHIYHARGEGGRLLVVQQYPTDS; encoded by the coding sequence ATGAGTACCGAAAGCCAGCCTTTATCCCCACTCGCGTCAAATCTGCGCCAATGGCGGGAGCGGCGCGGTCTGAGCGTATCCGGCCTGGCCAGGGATGCCGGGATCTCAAAATCCACCGTCTCCGAGCTGGAACGCGGCAACGGCAACCCGTCGCTCGACACGCTCTGGGCGCTGGCAAAGGCACTCAACGTTTCGCTCGGCGCGCTCTTTGTTGACCAGGGCCCCGTTGGGGAGACGGTCTTCAAGCGCCTGGTTGAGGCACCAACCATCGCGAGGGATGGCGACGAATTTATCGCCCAACTGGTGAGCGCGTGGCGAAATTCCGGGGAAATCGAGATCTCGGTCGTGACGCTCGCGCAGGACGGCAAGCGCGATTCACGCGGCAACGCGGCCGGCGTCATCGAACGCGTGGTGTGCATGCGCGGGCTTGTTGAGGTCGGGCCTGTTGGCGCATCCGTCCTTCTTGAGCCGGGAGATATGCTCATGTTTCGGGCCGACCAGCCACATATTTATCACGCGCGCGGCGAGGGCGGCCGGCTGCTCGTCGTGCAGCAGTACCCAACCGACTCCTAG
- a CDS encoding ABC transporter permease: MSQLTQSKPTETFTSVEPSYGKRVVTSTAFMIAVVVVALVVLFGILSPNGIFFSGANFRNLALDSAQLILLAVGMTFLVGAGELDLSIGANVILSSVVAAKVITWLGGSPQEILAGNYANAGIAILAGFGAALVTGVLFGVVNATLVNLLRVNSFIVTLAMMSAGSGLAYIVTGGVNVSSLPREMQKNFGSADLFGIIPIPAVIAIVIGIVAWYIMTKLRFGAHTLGMGSSIRAAERAGVNVRRQRVKLFAIMGLIAGLVGFIDIARFLTTNIQGHQGDALAAIAAVVIGGTSLFGGRASVLGSMIAAIIPAILINGLVIMRVGSFYQLVVTGVILLIAVGIDQRRRAQQK; the protein is encoded by the coding sequence ATGAGCCAGCTCACCCAATCAAAGCCAACCGAAACCTTCACGAGCGTCGAGCCTTCATACGGCAAACGGGTCGTCACCTCCACCGCCTTCATGATCGCGGTTGTTGTTGTGGCGCTTGTCGTGCTCTTTGGCATCCTCTCGCCAAACGGTATCTTCTTCAGTGGCGCCAACTTCAGGAACCTCGCCCTCGACTCGGCGCAGCTCATCCTGCTCGCTGTTGGCATGACGTTTCTCGTTGGGGCCGGCGAGCTTGACCTCTCTATTGGGGCCAACGTCATCCTCTCGTCGGTTGTCGCTGCAAAGGTCATTACGTGGCTCGGCGGCTCACCCCAGGAGATCCTCGCAGGCAACTACGCCAACGCCGGCATCGCGATACTCGCTGGATTTGGGGCCGCGCTTGTCACCGGCGTGCTGTTTGGCGTTGTCAACGCAACGCTCGTCAACCTGCTCAGGGTCAACTCCTTCATCGTGACACTCGCCATGATGAGTGCGGGAAGCGGCCTTGCGTACATCGTGACCGGCGGAGTCAACGTCAGCTCGCTTCCCCGCGAGATGCAGAAGAACTTCGGCTCTGCCGACCTGTTTGGCATCATCCCGATCCCAGCCGTCATTGCCATCGTGATCGGCATCGTGGCCTGGTACATCATGACCAAACTGCGGTTTGGTGCCCACACCCTCGGCATGGGGTCCTCGATCAGGGCGGCCGAGCGCGCTGGAGTGAATGTGCGTCGCCAGCGAGTCAAGCTCTTCGCCATCATGGGGCTCATCGCAGGCCTCGTCGGGTTTATCGACATCGCGCGCTTCCTGACGACCAACATCCAGGGCCACCAGGGTGACGCCCTCGCGGCAATCGCGGCGGTTGTTATTGGCGGAACGAGCCTGTTTGGCGGCAGGGCCAGCGTGCTCGGCTCAATGATCGCGGCAATTATCCCCGCCATTCTCATCAACGGCCTCGTCATCATGCGCGTTGGCTCGTTCTACCAGCTGGTTGTCACCGGCGTCATCCTGCTCATCGCGGTTGGCATCGACCAGCGGCGACGCGCGCAACAAAAATAG
- a CDS encoding ATP-binding cassette domain-containing protein translates to MVVTDDKIAADAVPVIETRLIAKSFGHVQALRGASLLAYPGEVLALIGDNGAGKSTLSNVIAGIHTPDTGELYLRGEQVTVSSVRHARELGIEIVYQDLAQAPDLSVVQNFFFGRELLVKGPLRLIGRLNEAEMKQKTIEAMSLLGAQVPSLTAPVSALSGGQRQAIAVARAVMWATSAIVMDEPTAALGTKQTAMVYDAVRAAANRNLAVILVSHDIPKMLEFADRIAIMRHGQVVAQMPTQGLELVDVLTTMLSAEGTAA, encoded by the coding sequence ATGGTTGTAACCGACGATAAAATCGCCGCTGATGCTGTACCAGTCATAGAAACCCGACTCATTGCCAAGAGCTTTGGACACGTCCAGGCCCTCCGCGGCGCATCACTTCTCGCCTACCCAGGCGAAGTCCTTGCGCTCATCGGCGACAACGGGGCTGGCAAGTCGACGCTGTCGAACGTGATCGCCGGCATCCACACCCCCGATACCGGGGAGCTCTACCTCAGGGGCGAACAAGTCACCGTCAGCTCGGTGCGCCACGCACGAGAGCTTGGCATTGAGATCGTGTACCAGGATCTGGCACAGGCGCCAGACCTCTCGGTCGTTCAGAACTTTTTCTTCGGCCGTGAGCTGCTCGTCAAGGGCCCGCTGCGGCTGATTGGCCGGCTCAACGAAGCCGAGATGAAGCAGAAGACCATCGAGGCGATGAGCCTGCTCGGGGCTCAGGTGCCATCGCTCACCGCGCCCGTCAGCGCGCTTTCGGGAGGCCAGCGGCAGGCCATCGCCGTCGCCCGCGCCGTGATGTGGGCAACAAGCGCCATCGTCATGGATGAACCGACCGCCGCACTCGGCACCAAACAGACCGCGATGGTCTACGACGCCGTTCGAGCTGCAGCAAACCGCAACCTCGCGGTCATCCTCGTCTCTCACGACATCCCAAAAATGCTTGAGTTTGCCGACCGAATCGCCATCATGCGCCACGGGCAGGTTGTTGCCCAGATGCCAACGCAGGGCCTCGAACTCGTCGACGTACTCACCACCATGCTTTCCGCAGAGGGGACCGCAGCATGA
- a CDS encoding glycoside hydrolase family 20 zincin-like fold domain-containing protein, with protein MTSNATLHLSSRVALQGADEHPHAAARLREEWADLDWIEARQGESIPSTMPTVLLTASDSLEEGAFRISVETNGTQRITVTGGPYSGVIYGVEELVQRIAKRVPNGISVEAGITDRKPALAYRTFWTWDHSTNWELNQIGHQEIGVFNPYGKPPQGFLRDYQRMVDFCSKHQISAIVIYGMLRDSHGGIPAAQELCDYGKYRGVRVIPGLAIGAYGGVYWEGDHKYNLATWLAQNPEFAAEMERGVGFQLKDLSFPLNFPKSDYTRTACPSRPESIAWMEDSISWLVDTLRPGGINVEGGDYGVCGCALCIKRRGDRELASRRDHNAEFWSHADMADNFPRLFNAAKSIDSDLWVYCELQWDNLLDEDAHEPLSTLPKGGIYQHTFNRSYWDRMKTELTSAQVAALPTKTNVIRSQFACQWNGDDRTERYAFNAPVFAELSKKAEDVSMQGLTVWGEPSPYNVSSELSYLAFGRFGYDSSLTWADFVASDIAPRVGGAGEAEAFISLMQEMDANQFLDVGRLTAIRDEALSAASSQSGEAVRRWLWLSERANQRVYMGY; from the coding sequence TTGACGTCGAATGCAACGCTGCACCTGAGTTCCCGGGTCGCCCTGCAGGGGGCCGACGAGCATCCACACGCCGCCGCCAGACTGCGCGAAGAGTGGGCCGACCTCGACTGGATCGAGGCTCGGCAGGGGGAATCCATCCCGTCGACCATGCCAACCGTGCTGCTGACGGCATCCGACAGCCTTGAGGAGGGAGCCTTCAGAATCAGCGTCGAAACAAACGGCACCCAGCGCATTACCGTAACCGGCGGCCCATACTCAGGCGTGATCTACGGCGTCGAAGAGCTGGTCCAGCGAATCGCCAAGCGCGTGCCGAACGGCATCAGCGTCGAGGCAGGAATCACCGACCGCAAACCAGCCCTCGCCTATCGCACGTTCTGGACGTGGGACCACTCGACCAACTGGGAGCTCAACCAGATCGGGCACCAAGAGATCGGCGTGTTCAACCCGTATGGCAAGCCGCCACAGGGTTTCCTCCGCGACTATCAGCGCATGGTCGACTTTTGCAGTAAACACCAGATCTCCGCGATCGTCATCTACGGCATGTTGCGGGATTCGCACGGCGGCATCCCCGCGGCGCAGGAGCTGTGCGACTACGGCAAGTACCGTGGGGTTCGTGTGATTCCAGGTCTCGCGATTGGTGCCTACGGCGGCGTGTATTGGGAGGGCGACCATAAATATAACCTCGCGACGTGGCTGGCCCAAAACCCCGAGTTCGCCGCCGAGATGGAGCGCGGGGTTGGGTTCCAACTTAAAGACCTGTCGTTCCCGCTCAACTTTCCGAAGAGTGACTACACCCGCACGGCCTGCCCGTCGAGGCCGGAGAGCATCGCCTGGATGGAAGACTCCATTTCTTGGCTTGTCGACACCCTCCGCCCCGGTGGCATCAACGTTGAGGGCGGCGACTACGGGGTGTGTGGCTGCGCGCTCTGCATCAAACGCCGTGGTGACCGCGAACTGGCAAGCCGCCGCGACCACAACGCCGAGTTCTGGTCGCACGCTGACATGGCGGATAACTTTCCCCGCCTGTTTAACGCGGCCAAATCCATTGACAGCGACCTCTGGGTCTACTGCGAGCTGCAGTGGGATAACCTGCTCGACGAGGATGCCCACGAACCGCTCTCGACCCTGCCGAAGGGTGGCATCTATCAGCACACGTTCAACCGCAGCTACTGGGATCGCATGAAAACTGAGCTCACGTCGGCGCAGGTCGCGGCGCTGCCAACCAAGACCAACGTCATCCGTAGCCAGTTCGCCTGCCAGTGGAACGGCGACGACCGCACCGAGCGCTACGCGTTTAACGCCCCCGTCTTTGCCGAGCTCTCGAAGAAGGCGGAAGACGTCTCGATGCAGGGCCTGACGGTGTGGGGCGAGCCCTCGCCCTACAACGTGTCGAGTGAGCTGAGCTACCTCGCGTTTGGTCGGTTTGGCTACGATTCCTCGCTCACCTGGGCCGATTTTGTGGCCTCCGACATCGCGCCTCGCGTTGGTGGGGCTGGCGAGGCCGAGGCGTTTATCTCGCTCATGCAGGAGATGGATGCGAATCAGTTCCTTGATGTTGGGCGGCTGACCGCCATCCGCGACGAAGCCTTGAGTGCGGCATCTAGCCAGTCCGGCGAGGCCGTAAGGCGCTGGTTGTGGCTGTCAGAGCGGGCTAATCAGCGCGTCTATATGGGGTATTAG
- a CDS encoding Gfo/Idh/MocA family protein: MTHSGHSTQHPPETRVRVAVVGAGQFGRLHAIAYSNNRDTDLVAIINRDLTKATKLADEVGAPHVFSSLAEALETIELDAVSLVTSPTHQPADASLALARGLSVLAEKPLALSSEAAAEIADAVSVTGGLVMPAHILRFAAPYQELKGRVDAGTIGTPRALSFRRHRTADHDAQFGAIHPVLMTMVHDIDLALWLCGGTPTRVTARQVVQPGRNQPTVVWAEVVLSSGAIWSFQVSWAVSAGQPVADSLEIVGDDGLLTLSLTDHLTGPPAAAPFDDVLTPAYAFGALNEEVRVFIDGVRTGIRPTVVTLDDALTGLGLAEQIVSEASNNTIDAGPAL, encoded by the coding sequence ATGACGCACAGCGGCCACTCCACCCAACACCCACCCGAAACGAGGGTGCGGGTGGCCGTTGTGGGCGCCGGCCAGTTTGGTCGGCTCCATGCCATCGCGTATAGCAACAACCGCGATACCGATCTTGTAGCCATCATCAACAGGGATCTCACAAAAGCCACAAAGCTCGCAGACGAGGTCGGCGCTCCGCATGTCTTCTCCTCGCTGGCCGAGGCGCTCGAAACGATCGAGCTCGACGCCGTTTCGCTCGTGACCTCGCCAACGCATCAGCCGGCGGATGCCAGCCTCGCCCTCGCGCGCGGGCTCAGCGTACTCGCCGAAAAACCGCTCGCCCTTTCGAGTGAAGCGGCGGCAGAAATCGCCGACGCCGTCTCGGTAACGGGCGGGCTTGTCATGCCGGCCCACATTCTGCGTTTTGCGGCTCCCTACCAAGAACTCAAGGGCCGAGTGGATGCCGGGACCATCGGCACCCCAAGGGCACTGTCGTTCCGCCGCCACCGCACGGCGGACCACGACGCGCAGTTTGGGGCCATCCACCCCGTGCTCATGACCATGGTGCATGACATAGACCTTGCCCTTTGGCTCTGCGGCGGAACACCAACCCGCGTGACCGCGCGGCAGGTCGTGCAGCCGGGCCGCAACCAGCCGACTGTCGTCTGGGCAGAGGTCGTGCTCAGTTCTGGCGCGATCTGGTCGTTTCAGGTCTCCTGGGCGGTCTCGGCAGGCCAGCCGGTCGCCGATTCGCTCGAAATCGTCGGCGATGACGGCCTACTCACCCTCTCGCTGACCGACCACCTCACCGGGCCGCCGGCGGCAGCGCCCTTTGACGATGTGCTCACGCCCGCGTATGCGTTCGGGGCGCTCAACGAGGAGGTCCGGGTGTTTATCGACGGCGTTCGCACTGGCATCCGCCCAACCGTTGTCACGCTCGACGACGCGCTCACTGGGCTTGGCCTCGCCGAACAGATTGTCTCAGAGGCCTCGAACAACACCATTGACGCTGGGCCAGCACTGTGA